The proteins below are encoded in one region of Doryrhamphus excisus isolate RoL2022-K1 chromosome 4, RoL_Dexc_1.0, whole genome shotgun sequence:
- the LOC131127746 gene encoding uncharacterized protein LOC131127746, which yields MVTTGEPVDSTERRQPGHPKERYPQGCPRGGEDEHPKRTDLPAADIRDGLSTTTATCFCGKVCKNLRGLRIHQARMGCTRRKQVEQRTEPAPSTDSGETEEEQEPESPHSVQNLQAQHAAPSKPSEHRRVLWPSANKETEWRQFDEDVDATLESSCRGEVDQRLQLMSTVIISIGAERFGTKQPKTQNIARPNRRETKMSQLRKELKALRHQYKSASEEERPALAELRDILRQKLISLRRAEWHRRRGRERARKRTAFIANPFGFTKQLLGQKRSGTLTCPEKELNQHLSDTYSDNRREEDLPPCRGITTPPEPSFQFNSKEPSLVEVRNIVRAARTSAAPGPSGVPYKVYKHCPRLLERLWRLIKVVWRRGKVAKQWRHAEGVWIPKEENASNITQFRTISLLSVEGKIFFKILANRLTEYLLRNSYIDTTVQKGGIPGMPGCLEHTGVVTQLIREARESRGNLAVLWLDLANAYGSIPHKLVTTALTTHHVPEKITELIQDYYSSFSLRFTSGTITSAWHRLEKGIITGCTISVTLFALAMNMLVKAAEVECRGPLSKSGIRQPPIRAFMDDLTVTATSVTGCRWLLRGLERSIIWARMMFKPAKSRSLVLRKGKVEDKHRFNLNGVPIPSVSEKPVKSLGKIFDSTLKDKAAVQSANAELKTWLSVVDKSGLPGKFKAWIYQHGILPRLLWPLLIYEVPVSIVEGFERNISQYLRRWLGLPKSLSSIALYGNTNKLQLPFTGLTEEFKVTRAREVLLYRDSADTRVSSAGITVRTGRKWRAQEAVDQAEARLRHGVLVGSVAVGRAGLGSHTRPRYDKAQGRERRQMVQGEIRAEVEEERRTRTVAMRQQGAWTNWDQASARKITWSELWKSEPARLKFLIQAVYDVLPSPSNLHCWGLAETPACPLCSAWGSLEHILSCCPKALGEGRYTWRHDQVLKAVADTICTGIQQSKHQPPVRQNITFVRAGEKHPAGHKVPTGLLATARDWKLRVDLGMQLKFPEHIARTSLRPDLVLTSDATKQAVLLELTVPWEDRMEEAHERKKAKYLELVELCRESGWRARCEPVEVGCRGFLGQSLHRTLKLLGIRGLQERRATKNISEAAEKASRWLWIKRGDTWSSTLLGHKPGPDHPRLGRLGEGV from the exons ATGGTGACAACTGGAGAGCCAGTGGACAGCACGGAGAGACGGCAACCGGGGCA CCCTAAAGAAAGATACCCCCAGGGGTGCCCGAGAGGGGGGGAGGATGAGCACCCCAAACGGACGGATCTCCCGGCAGCAGACATACGCGACGGATTATCGACTACGACAGCAACCTGTTTTTGCGGCAAGGTCTGTAAGAACCTGAGAGGCCTGAGGATCCACCAGGCCAGGATGGGCTGCACAAGGAGGAAGCAAGTTGAGCAACGCACAGAGCCAGCACCCAGTACTGACTCTGGTGAgacggaggaggagcaggaaccGGAGTCACCCCACAGTGTCCAGAACCTCCAAGCTCAACATGCTGCACCAAGCAAACCATCTGAACATCGCCGGGTCTTATGGCCATCCGCAAACAAGGAGACAGAGTGGCGCCAGTTTGACGAGGATGTTGATGCTACTCTAGAGTCATCATGCAGAGGGGAAGTAGACCAACGATTGCAGTTAATGAGCACAGTGATCATCAGCATTGGTGCTGAGAGATTTGGTACCAAACAACCAAAGACTCAGAACATCGCCAGACCAAACCGGCGCGAGACTAAGATGTCACAGCTCAGGAAAGAACTGAAGGCCCTAAGACATCAGTACAAGAGTGCAAGTGAGGAGGAAAGACCAGCCCTGGCAGAACTCAGGGACATCTTGAGGCAGAAGCTCATCTCCCTCCGACGAGCTGAGTGGCACAGGAGAAGGGGCAGAGAAAGGGCACGCAAGCGCACAGCCTTCATAGCTAATCCCTTTGGATTTACCAAGCAGCTGCTGGGGCAAAAACGGAGTGGGACCCTTACTTGCCCAGAAAAAGAGTTAAACCAGCACCTCAGTGACACATACAGTGATAACAGGAGAGAGGAGGATCTGCCCCCCTGCAGAGGAATAACCACACCACCAGAACCCTCCTTCCAGTTCAACAGCAAAGAGCCCTCCTTGGTAGAAGTCAGGAACATCGTCCGAGCAGCACGGACAAGCGCAGCCCCAGGCCCAAGTGGAGTGCCGTATAAAGTGTACAAGCACTGCCCAAGACTCCTGGAGAGGTTGTGGAGGCTCATCAAGGTGGTATGGCGGAGAGGGAAGGTCGCCAAGCAGTGGCGACATGCAGAGGGCGTCTGGATACCAAAGGAGGAAAATGCAAGCAACATCACGCAGTTCCGCACCATCTCCCTGCTCAGCGTGGAGGGCAAAATCTTTTTCAAAATTCTCGCCAACCGGCTAACTGAGTACCTCCTGAGGAATTCTTACATAGACACCACGGTGCAGAAGGGAGGAATTCCAGGCATGCCAGGCTGTTTGGAACACACAGGGGTGGTCACCCAGCTGATCCGGGAGGCAAGAGAAAGCAGAGGAAATCTGGCAGTCCTTTGGCTTGACCTCGCCAATGCCTACGGATCCATTCCACACAAACTGGTAACAACAGCTTTGACAACACACCACGTTCCAGAGAAGATCACTGAACTCATACAGGACTACTACAGCAGCTTCAGTCTGAGGTTCACCTCTGGGACAATAACATCGGCATGGCACCGCCTTGAGAAGGGCATCATCACTGGTTGCACCATATCAGTGACGCTCTTTGCACTGGCGATGAATATGCTTGTCAAGGCAGCAGAAGTGGAGTGTAGGGGCCCCCTGTCCAAATCCGGCATTCGCCAACCTCCGATCCGAGCCTTCATGGACGATCTGACGGTCACAGCAACATCAGTGACAGGGTGCAGGTGGCTTCTCCGGGGACTGGAAAGGAGCATCATTTGGGCGAGGATGATGTTCAAACCAGCCAAGTCCAGGTCCCTGGTCCTGAGGAAGGGGAAAGTTGAGGATAAACACCGCTTCAACTTGAATGGAGTCCCCATTCCATCAGTATCGGAGAAGCCTGTAAAGAGCCTGGGGAAGATCTTCGACAGCACTCTGAAAGACAAGGCAGCGGTGCAGTCAGCCAACGCAGAGTTGAAGACCTGGCTATCAGTAGTGGACAAGTCGGGCCTCCCGGGGAAGTTCAAGGCATGGATATACCAGCATGGTATCCTGCCGAGACTCCTGTGGCCACTACTGATTTATGAAGTCCCAGTATCCATTGTGGAGGGCTTCGAACGCAACATCAGCCAGTACCTGCGCAGGTGGCTAGGCTTGCCAAAGAGTCTAAGCAGCATCGCCCTGTATGGGAATACCAACAAGCTGCAACTCCCCTTTACTGGCCTGACCGAGGAGTTCAAAGTCACAAGAGCCAGAGAGGTGCTGCTGTACAGGGACTCAGCCGACACCAGAGTCTCCTCCGCAGGCATCACGGTCAGAACGGGGAGGAAGTGGCGGGCGCAAGAGGCAGTTGACCAAGCTGAAGCAAGACTAAGGCATGGCGTCTTAGTAGGGTCAGTGGCGGTTGGACGAGCTGGTCTTGGTAGCCACACAAGACCACGCTACGACAAGGCCCAGGGACGAGAGAGACGTCAGATGGTGCAGGGAGAGATCCGTGCAGAGGTGGAAGAGGAACGCCGAACCAGGACAGTGGCCATGCGCCAGCAAGGAGCATGGACCAATTGGGACCAGGCATCGGCACGGAAGATCACCTGGTCAGAACTTTGGAAGTCGGAACCAGCTAGACTCAAGTTCCTGATTCAGGCAGTGTACGATGTGCTCCCAAGTCCATCAAACCTTCATTGCTGGGGGCTAGCAGAAACCCCAGCATGCCCACTGTGCTCGGCATGGGGTTCCCTGGAGCACATCCTGAGCTGCTGCCCGAAAGCCCTGGGAGAGGGGAGATACACGTGGCGCCATGACCAGGTGCTGAAGGCAGTAGCAGACACCATCTGCACCGGGATTCAGCAGAGCAAGCACCAGCCCCCGGTTAGGCAAAACATCACTTTCGTCAGGGCTGGGGAGAAACACCCGGCAGGACATAAAGTCCCGACCGGACTGCTAGCCACAGCCCGTGACTGGAAGTTGCGAGTGGACCTCGGGATGCAACTTAAGTTTCCAGAGCACATAGCCAGGACGTCACTGAGGCCAGACCTGGTCTTAACATCGGACGCCACAAAACAAGCGGTGCTGCTGGAACTTACAGTCCCCTGGGAAGACCGGATGGAGGAGGCCCACGAGCGGAAGAAGGCCAAATACCTGGAGCTGGTGGAGTTGTGCAGAGAGAGTGGCTGGAGGGCCCGCTGTGAGCCAGTAGAAGTGGGCTGCAGAGGCTTTCTAGGGCAGTCGTTGCATCGAACACTCAAGCTCCTTGGCATCAGAGGGCTGCAAGAAAGAAGGGCCACCAAAAACATCAGCGAGGCGGCCGAAAAAGCCTCGAGGTGGCTGTGGATCAAGAGGGGAGACACATGGAGTAGCACGCTGCTTGGACACAAACCGGGGCCTGATCACCCCCGGTTGGGTCGCCTAGGTGAGGGTGTCTGA